The Deinococcota bacterium genome has a window encoding:
- a CDS encoding acyl-CoA dehydrogenase family protein yields the protein MTFKLPEDLKDMQRAVRDFARGEIAPRAAELDREPRFPWETLGKMGELGLLGIMTPEDYGGAGLGCLAYAVLLEEVAAADAAHATIMSVTNGLPQIMLLMRGSEEQKTRYLPRLASGEWIGSFCLSEPHCGSDAAAMKARAQRVEGGWLLNGTKAWITSGGEAQVYMVMAKTDPAAGARGISAFVVEKGAEGMSFGKAERKMGQHAAITTSLTLESCFVPDEALLGAEGEGFSLAMSSLDSGRIGIAAQAVGIARAAFAAARDYAAEREAFGRPIRDFQGVLFKLADMATRLDAARLLTWRAASFKDQGARVTQEAAMAKLFASEAASSITHGAVQVFGGYGYSADYPVERLFRDARVTEIYEGTSEIQRLVIGRELYRGNG from the coding sequence GTGACTTTCAAACTACCCGAAGACCTAAAGGACATGCAGCGCGCGGTGCGCGACTTTGCCCGCGGCGAGATCGCGCCCCGCGCCGCGGAGCTCGACCGGGAGCCCCGCTTTCCCTGGGAGACGCTGGGCAAGATGGGCGAGCTTGGGCTCCTGGGCATCATGACCCCCGAGGATTACGGCGGTGCCGGGCTCGGCTGCCTTGCCTACGCGGTTCTCTTGGAGGAGGTCGCGGCGGCGGACGCTGCTCACGCCACTATCATGAGCGTGACCAACGGCCTGCCGCAGATCATGCTGCTCATGCGCGGCAGCGAGGAACAGAAGACACGCTATCTGCCCAGGCTCGCCTCGGGCGAGTGGATCGGCTCGTTTTGCCTCTCCGAGCCCCACTGCGGCTCGGACGCGGCGGCGATGAAGGCTCGAGCCCAGCGGGTAGAGGGCGGCTGGCTGCTAAACGGCACCAAGGCCTGGATCACCTCGGGCGGCGAGGCGCAGGTCTACATGGTGATGGCCAAGACCGACCCGGCGGCGGGGGCGCGCGGCATCTCGGCCTTTGTCGTCGAGAAGGGCGCTGAGGGCATGAGCTTCGGCAAAGCCGAGCGCAAGATGGGCCAGCACGCCGCCATCACCACCTCGCTGACCCTCGAAAGCTGCTTCGTCCCCGACGAGGCGCTCCTAGGCGCCGAGGGCGAGGGCTTCAGCCTCGCCATGTCCAGCCTCGACTCGGGCCGCATCGGCATCGCGGCGCAGGCGGTGGGCATCGCCCGGGCGGCCTTCGCGGCGGCGCGGGACTACGCGGCCGAGCGCGAGGCCTTTGGCCGGCCCATCCGCGACTTTCAGGGCGTCCTCTTCAAACTGGCCGACATGGCCACGCGCCTGGACGCCGCGCGGCTGCTCACCTGGCGCGCCGCCTCTTTCAAGGACCAGGGCGCGCGGGTGACTCAGGAGGCCGCGATGGCCAAGCTCTTCGCCTCCGAGGCGGCGTCTTCTATAACCCACGGCGCGGTCCAGGTCTTCGGCGGCTACGGCTACTCGGCGGACTACCCCGTCGAGCGCCTGTTCAGGGACGCCCGCGTGACCGAAATCTACGAGGGCACCAGCGAGATCCAGCGCCTGGTGATCGGCCGGGAACTCTACCGGGGGAACGGATGA
- a CDS encoding 1,4-dihydroxy-6-naphthoate synthase, which produces MRLSLGYSPCPNDCFIFYALAHGKVAPELGWDVALEDVETLNKLARERALEVSKVSYSAYGQVMDDYVMLRPGGALGRGVGPLLVSKEPLGSLSGRRVAVPGGLTTANLLLQLWQEPPLETYELRYDLIMPAVARGEADAGLIIHESRFTYPDYGLRQVLDLGEWWQEETGLPLPLGGIMAKRSLGPELLGRLGEAVRASLHYAYAHRAEAQPYIAAHAQELDPKVMQRHIDLYVNPYSEDVGEDGERAVAELFRRARARGLMPPASHRLFV; this is translated from the coding sequence GTGAGGCTCTCGCTCGGCTACTCGCCCTGCCCCAACGACTGCTTCATCTTCTACGCGCTGGCCCACGGCAAGGTGGCGCCCGAGCTCGGCTGGGACGTTGCCCTCGAGGACGTGGAGACGCTCAACAAGCTGGCCCGGGAGAGGGCGCTCGAGGTCTCGAAGGTCTCCTACAGCGCCTACGGCCAGGTCATGGACGACTACGTCATGCTGCGCCCTGGCGGCGCGCTCGGGCGTGGCGTCGGCCCGCTGCTGGTGTCGAAAGAGCCGCTGGGCTCGCTCAGCGGCAGGCGCGTCGCGGTTCCCGGCGGCCTGACCACCGCCAACCTGCTCCTGCAGCTCTGGCAGGAGCCTCCGCTCGAGACCTACGAGCTGCGCTACGACCTGATCATGCCCGCCGTGGCCCGCGGCGAGGCCGACGCCGGGCTCATCATCCACGAGTCGCGCTTCACCTATCCCGACTACGGCCTGCGCCAGGTCCTGGACCTGGGCGAGTGGTGGCAAGAGGAGACGGGCCTGCCGCTGCCGCTGGGCGGCATCATGGCGAAGCGCTCGCTCGGCCCGGAACTGCTGGGGCGCCTCGGCGAGGCCGTCCGCGCCTCGCTTCATTACGCCTATGCCCACCGCGCCGAGGCCCAACCCTATATCGCCGCCCACGCCCAGGAGCTGGACCCCAAGGTGATGCAGCGTCACATCGACCTCTACGTCAACCCCTACAGCGAGGACGTCGGCGAGGACGGCGAGCGGGCGGTGGCGGAACTGTTCCGCCGGGCGCGGGCCAGAGGGCTGATGCCGCCCGCCTCTCACCGCCTCTTCGTTTAG
- a CDS encoding CoA-binding protein, with product MAILNSLEDIKRVLEGAQTIAVLGANPKTDRPAHYVPAYLRSQGYRILPVNSAHEGKEMFGERVRPRLSELGEPVDIVNVFRRSRDVPGHLDDILAMSPKPKVVWLQLGIQSDEAAAALTEAGIAVVQNRCLLVDHRTLL from the coding sequence ATGGCCATTCTCAACTCGCTAGAGGACATCAAGAGGGTGCTCGAAGGGGCTCAGACCATCGCCGTGCTCGGCGCCAACCCCAAGACGGACCGGCCCGCGCACTACGTCCCCGCCTACCTGCGCTCGCAAGGCTACAGGATTCTGCCCGTCAACTCCGCCCACGAGGGCAAGGAGATGTTCGGCGAGAGGGTGCGCCCCAGGCTGAGCGAGCTGGGCGAGCCCGTCGATATCGTCAACGTCTTTCGGCGCAGCCGGGACGTGCCAGGACACCTGGACGACATCCTGGCGATGTCGCCCAAGCCCAAGGTGGTGTGGCTACAGTTGGGCATCCAGAGCGACGAGGCGGCGGCGGCCTTGACCGAGGCCGGCATCGCCGTCGTCCAGAACCGCTGCCTGCTCGTCGACCACCGCACGCTCCTCTAG